One window of Corynebacterium accolens genomic DNA carries:
- a CDS encoding dTMP kinase: MLISIEGIDGAGKNTLATAVRSALEVPVRTIAFPRYETSIHAQLAREALYGKMGDLTDSAYGMATLFALDRFGIKEELRAAKETREIVILDRYVASNAAYSAARLRDDSLFQWVYDLEFGTLGLPKADLQVYVDTAVEVASARAQSRAATDSTRERDHYERDGGLQERTAAAYRRLVESGWGGRWIATADADTITAAINDLVGD; this comes from the coding sequence ATGCTCATAAGCATTGAAGGCATTGACGGCGCCGGAAAAAATACGCTTGCGACCGCAGTGCGAAGCGCCCTCGAAGTCCCGGTAAGGACCATAGCCTTTCCGCGCTATGAGACCTCCATCCACGCGCAGCTCGCGCGCGAGGCGCTGTACGGAAAGATGGGCGATCTCACGGATTCGGCCTACGGTATGGCCACGCTCTTCGCCCTCGACCGCTTTGGGATAAAAGAGGAATTGCGGGCGGCGAAGGAAACCCGCGAGATAGTCATCTTGGATCGCTATGTGGCCTCCAATGCTGCCTATTCCGCGGCCCGGTTGCGCGACGATAGCCTCTTCCAGTGGGTCTACGACCTAGAATTTGGTACCTTGGGCCTGCCGAAAGCGGACCTGCAGGTGTATGTGGATACGGCGGTGGAGGTGGCATCGGCAAGAGCGCAGTCCCGGGCCGCCACCGATTCCACCCGCGAGCGCGACCACTATGAACGCGATGGGGGATTACAGGAGCGCACCGCCGCCGCCTACCGGCGCTTGGTCGAATCCGGTTGGGGTGGGCGCTGGATCGCCACCGCCGATGCGGATACTATTACGGCAGCAATTAATGACCTTGTAGGAGATTAA
- a CDS encoding DUF4259 domain-containing protein, which yields MSSWDEEIFSTDLNVDFLDELANLDEEGVIRAVQDACEVARSKDDITEEEQLNAHAAATIAAIWAGAPFSASETVEDYPYIRDLVGTVDDTLTENALEILDTVEEDYDVEPFIEALS from the coding sequence ATGAGCAGCTGGGACGAAGAGATTTTTAGCACCGATCTCAACGTGGATTTTCTAGATGAATTAGCAAACCTCGATGAAGAAGGGGTAATCCGCGCAGTACAGGATGCCTGCGAGGTGGCCCGCAGCAAGGACGATATAACCGAAGAGGAACAACTCAACGCCCACGCCGCGGCCACGATCGCCGCCATTTGGGCGGGTGCGCCGTTCAGTGCCAGCGAAACCGTTGAGGACTACCCCTATATTAGGGACTTGGTGGGAACCGTTGACGATACCTTGACCGAAAATGCCCTCGAGATCTTGGACACCGTCGAAGAAGACTACGACGTGGAACCTTTTATCGAGGCACTTTCTTAA
- the manA gene encoding mannose-6-phosphate isomerase, class I — protein sequence MQLLEGATRNYSWGSRTLIPELRGEEAAEKPVAELWFGAHPGDPSTVDGQLLNEVIAADPEGQLGARVYKEYGENLPFLLKILAAEDPLSLQAHPSKEQAEEGFARENEAGIALQAANRNYKDDNHKPELIVALSDFYAMAGFRPLAQTRELFAALECPELERYLAMLDDDPAESSESANLRVLFTTWITIPSAKRKELIKAIVAAGERLIAVDPKDWKARVMATVVDLNDRYPGDIGVLGALLLNHIELAPGEAVYLDAGQLHAYVSGLGVEIMANSDNVLRGGLTPKFVDVPELVKVLTYAAATEPRVQQKDKQHQDNVHGAAAWSYPVPIDEFLLDRAELGPDSSVDLDYDGPTIALCTGGSLNLRNAAGEELILSPGQAAWLPASDGMVTAQAHAVEKENPEGSTAQLFVARV from the coding sequence ATGCAATTACTGGAAGGCGCTACCCGCAACTACTCGTGGGGTTCGCGCACCCTCATCCCTGAGCTGCGGGGCGAAGAAGCCGCAGAAAAGCCGGTGGCTGAACTCTGGTTTGGCGCCCACCCAGGCGATCCCTCCACGGTGGATGGCCAGCTTCTCAATGAGGTTATTGCGGCGGATCCAGAAGGCCAGTTGGGCGCTCGAGTCTATAAAGAATACGGCGAGAACCTGCCGTTCCTGTTGAAGATCCTCGCCGCCGAAGATCCGCTGTCTTTGCAGGCCCACCCGTCTAAGGAGCAGGCCGAGGAGGGTTTCGCCCGCGAAAACGAGGCGGGCATTGCCCTGCAGGCTGCAAACCGCAATTACAAGGACGATAACCACAAGCCGGAACTTATCGTGGCGCTGTCGGATTTCTACGCCATGGCGGGTTTCCGTCCCCTGGCACAAACCCGCGAGCTCTTTGCCGCCTTGGAATGCCCGGAGCTTGAGCGCTACCTGGCCATGCTTGACGATGACCCCGCGGAATCCTCCGAGTCCGCCAACCTCCGGGTGCTTTTCACCACGTGGATTACGATCCCTTCGGCCAAGCGCAAGGAGCTCATTAAGGCCATCGTTGCCGCCGGCGAGCGCCTGATTGCCGTCGATCCCAAGGATTGGAAGGCGCGGGTCATGGCTACGGTGGTGGACCTTAATGACCGCTATCCTGGCGATATCGGTGTGCTTGGTGCGCTCTTGCTCAACCACATCGAGCTTGCCCCGGGCGAGGCCGTCTACCTTGACGCCGGGCAACTCCACGCGTATGTCTCCGGGCTGGGCGTAGAAATCATGGCCAATTCCGATAACGTTTTGCGCGGCGGGTTGACCCCGAAATTCGTGGATGTGCCGGAGCTGGTCAAGGTCTTGACCTACGCGGCCGCCACTGAGCCGCGGGTGCAGCAAAAGGATAAGCAGCACCAGGATAACGTCCACGGCGCCGCGGCATGGTCCTATCCGGTGCCCATCGATGAATTCCTGCTCGACCGCGCCGAGCTCGGGCCGGATTCTTCCGTCGACCTCGACTATGACGGCCCCACCATCGCCTTGTGCACCGGTGGGTCCCTCAACCTGCGCAATGCTGCGGGCGAGGAATTGATCCTTTCCCCGGGCCAGGCCGCATGGCTGCCGGCCTCCGACGGCATGGTTACCGCCCAGGCTCACGCTGTAGAAAAGGAAAATCCTGAGGGCAGCACGGCGCAATTATTCGTCGCCCGAGTCTAA